In the Blautia coccoides genome, AGCACCCTTTCCAGGTTTTACGTGCTGGAATTCCATAATCTGCACTACATTGCCATCAATTTCCAGAGTGAGACCATTTTTAAAATCTCCTGCTGATATCATAATGAATATTCCTCCTTAAATTCTTCCATTGGAAAAGCATCTCTTTTTCCACTGTACTCCATTGTATAATACCTCTTCCGATTTTTCAACTGTTTTTTCGCTTTCTTTGGTCATTCCTGTAAAAATAAAGGACGATTTTTTCCAATTTCCGCTTTAAAACAATCTGAATCTCCTCTTTCGGATGAATCGGTTTTACCAAAATATTGTGCATACCGGTCCTCTTTGCCCCATACACATCTGTAAAGAGCTGATCCCCCACAAACACAGTAGTCTCCAAATCTGTTCCCATCAGCTCCATAGCTCTTCTGTAATTTTTCCGGGAAGGCTTATGGGCATTCTCTATAAAATGCACCTGAACATCCTTATTAAAGGAAGAGACCCTTTCATACTGGTTATTAGACAAGAGGCAGCACTGAAACCCAATTTTCTTCAGCCTTTTAAAAAGGGCCTTTGCCCGCTTATCCGCAGGCGCACCATGAGGCACCAGGGTATTGTCAATGTCAAATATCAGCCCTCTATATCCCTGGGCATACAACTTTTCAAAATCGATTACATATGTGGAATCCAAATATTCGTCCGGAAAAAAAGTGCGAAACATGACTAGCTCTCTCCTATCTGTATGCATAATAAAACGCGGCATGGCTCTATCCCTGCCGCGTTTCTTGAAAACATATATTCTCCACGGCATCCGCACATCAGATGTGCTTGGTATACCGTGATGGTAACAGTTTTCCCAGGTGTTTGTCAATTCTTTTCGTATTATCTTTCTCCCAGAACTGTATACCGCTGTGTCTCCAATACATTTTTATAAGCCGGACGAATGATCTTATCTGTGTTGATCAGCTCTTCCATGCGGTGCGCGCTCCAACCCACGATCCTGGCAATGGCGAACATGGGGGTATATAATTCAAGAGGAAGCTCCAACATACTGTACACAAAACCGCTGTAGAAGTCCACATTGGCACTTACACCTTTGTAAATGTGACGCTCCTGTCCGATGATCTCCGGTGCCAGACGCTCTACCATCTCGTAGAGCTGGTAATCCTTCTGTCTGCCCTTTTCTTCTGCTAGCTGCTTAACAAATTTTTTGAATATCTGGGCACGCGGGTCGGATATGGAATATACCGCATGGCCCATACCATAGATCAGGCCTCTCTTATCAAACGCTTCCTTGTGGAGCAGTTTTCTGAGATAATCTGACACTTCCTCCTCGTCCTTCCAATCCTTTACATGCTTCTTCAGATCGTCGAACATGCGGACAACCTTGATGTTGGCACCACCGTGCTTGGGGCCTTTTAGGGAACCGAGAGCTGCTGCTATGGCAGAATAGGTATCTGTTCCTGAGGAAGAAACCACGTGTGTGGTAAATGTCGAGTTGTTACCACCGCCGTGCTCCATATGCAGTACCAGTGCCAAATCTAGAATGGTTGCCTCAAATGGCGTATACTTTTTATCCGGCCGCAGCATTAACAGAATGTTCTCAGCCGTGGACAGTTCCTTTTTCGGATTATGTATGTATAAGCTTTTATTCTGGTTATAGTGGCGGTGTGCCTGATATCCGTAAACGGACAGCATCGGGAAAATACTGATCAGATTGATGCATTGGCGGAGTACATTCGGAAGAGATATGTCCTCCGGATTCGTATCATAGGAATATAAGGTAAGAACACTTCTGGAAAGAGTATTCATCATGTCCCTGCTGGGAGCTTTCATAATGACATCACGGACAAAGTTCCGCGGCAGACATCTCTGCTCGCCAAGTATCTTGCAGAAATCATCTAACTGCTCCTGTGTGGGCAGTGTTCCGAACAACAACAGGTAGGTTGCTTCTTCAAATCCAAAACGCTTCTCTTGAAGAAAGCCTTTTGTCAATTCCTCAATGTTGATTCCTCTGTAGTACAGCTCTCCTTCACAGGGAACGGATTTTCCGTCTTCTTCTTTACTTGAGACTATGTTGGATATCTGGGTCAGTCCGGCAAGAACGCCTTTTCCGTTAATATCACGCAGGCCTCGTTTTACATCATACTTCCCATAGAGGGACACGTCCATCTTGCTGTGATCCTCGCAAATCTTTGTAAGGGCTTCGATTTCAGGTGTTACTTTCATATTAAATCCCATTTTAGATTCCCCCTTGTTCTTTTATCTTCATCGCTTTAGCATAACGATATTTTACCATAAGAAAAGGCCGGTAACAAGAAAAATTTTTCTAAACATTCTATAAATTTATCAGACATAACAATGTTTTTGCATTGGATATACTTGCAGAAAAG is a window encoding:
- a CDS encoding YqeG family HAD IIIA-type phosphatase; this encodes MFRTFFPDEYLDSTYVIDFEKLYAQGYRGLIFDIDNTLVPHGAPADKRAKALFKRLKKIGFQCCLLSNNQYERVSSFNKDVQVHFIENAHKPSRKNYRRAMELMGTDLETTVFVGDQLFTDVYGAKRTGMHNILVKPIHPKEEIQIVLKRKLEKIVLYFYRNDQRKRKNS
- a CDS encoding citrate/2-methylcitrate synthase — translated: MGFNMKVTPEIEALTKICEDHSKMDVSLYGKYDVKRGLRDINGKGVLAGLTQISNIVSSKEEDGKSVPCEGELYYRGINIEELTKGFLQEKRFGFEEATYLLLFGTLPTQEQLDDFCKILGEQRCLPRNFVRDVIMKAPSRDMMNTLSRSVLTLYSYDTNPEDISLPNVLRQCINLISIFPMLSVYGYQAHRHYNQNKSLYIHNPKKELSTAENILLMLRPDKKYTPFEATILDLALVLHMEHGGGNNSTFTTHVVSSSGTDTYSAIAAALGSLKGPKHGGANIKVVRMFDDLKKHVKDWKDEEEVSDYLRKLLHKEAFDKRGLIYGMGHAVYSISDPRAQIFKKFVKQLAEEKGRQKDYQLYEMVERLAPEIIGQERHIYKGVSANVDFYSGFVYSMLELPLELYTPMFAIARIVGWSAHRMEELINTDKIIRPAYKNVLETQRYTVLGER